A single genomic interval of Agarivorans aestuarii harbors:
- a CDS encoding 23S rRNA (adenine(2030)-N(6))-methyltransferase RlmJ — protein MLSYRHSYHAGNFADVLKHLVQQRIISYLTQKDKPLCYIDTHAGAGAYSLNSPEAKKKSEYENGVGKLWDAEDLPELVKNYLKLVNQIHPEKTRQHYPGSPWIAKMMLRREDRLFLHELHPSEQAPLNSLFQRDRRAKIRQENGHQSLIGLMPPKERRGLVLIDPSYEVKDEYQTVVKTLKEAHKRFASGTYALWYPVVDRHRIDKLEKQLSNSGISNIQLFELGIRHDSEEFGMTASGMIVINPPWTLMKEMQEVLPYLAETLGEEGEGNWRAEVLVEE, from the coding sequence TTGTTAAGCTATCGCCACTCTTATCATGCAGGCAACTTTGCCGATGTACTTAAACACTTAGTGCAACAACGCATCATTTCTTACCTTACTCAAAAAGATAAACCCTTGTGTTACATCGACACCCACGCAGGCGCTGGGGCGTATAGCCTTAATAGCCCAGAAGCTAAGAAAAAGAGTGAGTACGAAAACGGCGTAGGTAAACTTTGGGATGCTGAAGACTTGCCCGAGTTAGTTAAAAACTACCTAAAACTAGTTAATCAAATTCATCCAGAAAAAACTCGCCAGCACTACCCCGGTTCACCGTGGATAGCCAAAATGATGCTACGCCGTGAAGACCGCTTATTTTTGCACGAGTTGCACCCAAGTGAACAAGCGCCGTTAAACAGTTTATTCCAGCGTGACCGCCGCGCCAAAATTCGCCAAGAAAATGGTCATCAAAGCCTTATCGGATTAATGCCTCCCAAAGAGCGCCGTGGCTTAGTATTAATTGATCCATCTTACGAAGTTAAAGACGAATACCAAACGGTAGTTAAAACCTTGAAAGAAGCTCACAAACGCTTTGCCTCTGGTACTTATGCACTTTGGTATCCAGTGGTAGACCGCCACCGCATCGACAAACTAGAAAAGCAGCTGAGCAACAGCGGCATTAGCAATATTCAATTGTTTGAATTAGGTATTCGCCACGACAGTGAAGAGTTTGGCATGACCGCCAGCGGCATGATCGTCATTAACCCACCGTGGACCTTGATGAAAGAAATGCAAGAAGTACTGCCCTATTTAGCAGAAACCTTAGGCGAAGAAGGCGAAGGTAATTGGCGCGCCGAAGTACTGGTAGAAGAGTAA
- a CDS encoding phosphotransferase, with protein sequence MPNSPLPESIATYLQQHLGNILTVDRFAGGHQHSWLLTTEHERLVLRLNQQQPCYGLDYQREREVLQQLKGQAWIIDLHPLSFKGQFLLYRYQSGEVLSDVSGFSDALWQQLLSIIISLPRLGQGLPKFDMIHYLSRYVGDITAAQAKRFRQLALAWLKEQLWPSGFAFNHHDLHLDNLLLSPKQQLFVLDWEYAASSMQGWDAASVAVRCPVSRQQRQDLVLASQLSEAEFTLLEAAVELLDLAWYWQYQPNLAELNQRTERWLLTHI encoded by the coding sequence TTGCCTAACTCTCCACTGCCAGAATCGATAGCCACGTATCTACAACAGCATTTGGGCAATATTCTAACAGTAGACCGTTTTGCGGGTGGACATCAGCATTCTTGGTTATTAACAACCGAACACGAACGCTTGGTATTGCGACTTAATCAACAACAGCCTTGTTATGGCTTGGATTATCAACGCGAAAGAGAAGTATTACAACAGCTTAAAGGACAAGCGTGGATTATTGATTTGCACCCGCTAAGTTTTAAGGGGCAGTTTCTACTCTATCGTTACCAATCTGGTGAAGTACTTAGTGACGTAAGCGGTTTTTCTGACGCGCTTTGGCAACAGCTATTGTCGATAATTATTAGCTTGCCACGTTTAGGCCAAGGCTTACCCAAGTTTGATATGATCCACTACCTAAGCCGTTATGTAGGGGATATTACCGCAGCTCAAGCAAAGCGTTTTCGACAACTGGCTTTGGCATGGCTTAAGGAACAGCTTTGGCCAAGCGGTTTCGCCTTTAATCATCATGATCTGCATTTAGACAATTTGCTACTTAGCCCTAAGCAGCAGTTGTTTGTATTGGATTGGGAGTATGCTGCCAGTTCTATGCAAGGCTGGGATGCTGCCAGTGTTGCGGTACGTTGCCCAGTAAGCAGGCAGCAGCGCCAAGATTTAGTGCTCGCCTCTCAATTAAGCGAAGCTGAGTTTACTTTGTTAGAAGCTGCTGTTGAGCTACTAGATCTGGCTTGGTACTGGCAATATCAACCCAATTTAGCTGAGCTTAACCAGCGCACAGAGCGCTGGTTACTCACTCACATTTAA
- a CDS encoding DUF1800 domain-containing protein — translation MRSIIGMALLLSLFACGGGGSESAPAQPQEPNVEVELSETARKGQPVSLRAKATGLGTISKVEWRQVSGPSINFVQSDSLELEIVPDNNSSLSADTYTFEVAITNDQDQVTRQRLSFEVQNAMSSSQAARLLHQATLGPKGSEIDEATGISEQEWLAEQMQLPITKHLPLVANYPDREEPNQINRIDAWWKASLNAPDQLRQRVAFALSEIFVVSDSNNALRGEPEGMAHYQDILLTRAFGNFRELLEDVTLSPVMGTYLSHLGNEKADEELNIRPDENYAREVMQLFTIGLAELNQDGSVKRDGEGNTIATYGQEEIEGFARVFTGWTFGASARWKRPSRNFTIPMEAYPDYHSQKDKTLLNGVVLAGGQTAEDDMRDALDNLFEHPNVAPFISKQLIQRLVTSNPTPQYVERVANVFDDNGSGERGDLAAVVSAILLDDEARQNSGVISYYGKIREPLLRTVQFWRELDAASPANWYFTWSLNDSHGQTPLGSPSVFNFFRPDYQPADLLELDIVAPELQIANDAALIGQFNNQYSGFLWNIKELVSEPSDKRIMLSLQAHVDILEQQGLEALLDYYDTLFYSGSMSSDLRQTLREVQDIWSSWTPYQQVAFLLFTVSVSPDYIVQL, via the coding sequence ATGCGAAGTATTATTGGTATGGCTTTGCTTTTGTCATTGTTTGCTTGTGGCGGCGGGGGCTCTGAGTCTGCGCCCGCTCAACCGCAAGAGCCCAATGTAGAAGTAGAGTTAAGCGAAACCGCCCGCAAGGGACAACCGGTAAGCCTAAGAGCGAAAGCAACTGGTTTAGGCACCATTAGTAAAGTTGAATGGCGCCAAGTATCGGGTCCTAGCATTAACTTTGTTCAAAGCGACAGCTTAGAGTTGGAAATTGTTCCAGATAACAACTCCAGCCTTAGCGCTGATACTTACACTTTTGAAGTTGCTATTACTAACGACCAAGATCAAGTGACTCGCCAGCGTTTGAGTTTTGAGGTGCAAAATGCAATGAGCAGCTCTCAAGCCGCGCGATTGCTGCATCAAGCTACTTTAGGACCTAAAGGCAGCGAAATTGACGAGGCAACAGGTATTAGCGAGCAAGAGTGGTTAGCAGAGCAAATGCAGTTGCCAATAACCAAGCACTTACCTCTAGTGGCTAATTACCCAGACCGTGAAGAGCCAAACCAAATTAACCGAATCGATGCATGGTGGAAGGCCTCTCTTAATGCTCCTGACCAGCTGCGACAGCGGGTGGCTTTTGCTTTAAGTGAGATTTTTGTTGTATCTGATAGCAACAATGCCCTGCGCGGCGAGCCCGAAGGCATGGCACATTATCAAGATATTTTGCTGACCCGTGCCTTTGGTAATTTTCGTGAGCTTTTGGAAGACGTAACCTTATCACCAGTAATGGGCACCTATTTAAGTCATTTAGGCAACGAAAAAGCTGACGAAGAACTTAATATTCGTCCAGATGAAAACTACGCCCGAGAAGTGATGCAGTTATTTACCATTGGTTTAGCAGAGCTGAATCAAGATGGTAGTGTTAAACGCGATGGTGAAGGCAATACCATTGCCACCTATGGGCAAGAGGAAATTGAAGGTTTTGCGAGAGTTTTCACCGGTTGGACCTTTGGTGCAAGCGCCCGGTGGAAGCGACCAAGCCGTAATTTCACTATCCCTATGGAAGCTTATCCTGATTATCACTCGCAAAAAGACAAAACACTGCTAAATGGTGTGGTGCTAGCAGGTGGGCAAACCGCAGAAGATGACATGCGTGATGCACTAGATAATCTTTTTGAGCATCCTAATGTTGCACCATTTATCTCTAAACAGCTTATTCAACGTTTAGTGACGTCTAACCCTACACCACAATATGTAGAGCGTGTAGCCAATGTATTTGATGACAATGGCAGTGGAGAGCGCGGTGATTTAGCGGCTGTAGTAAGCGCTATTTTGCTTGATGATGAAGCCAGGCAAAATTCAGGTGTAATAAGTTACTACGGAAAAATTCGCGAACCTTTATTACGAACCGTTCAGTTCTGGCGTGAACTAGATGCCGCTAGCCCTGCTAATTGGTACTTCACTTGGTCGCTAAACGATAGCCACGGACAAACCCCGCTGGGATCGCCATCGGTATTTAATTTCTTTAGGCCAGATTATCAACCCGCCGATTTGTTGGAGCTAGATATTGTTGCACCAGAGCTCCAAATTGCTAATGACGCAGCGCTAATTGGTCAGTTCAATAACCAGTACAGCGGCTTTCTATGGAACATAAAAGAGCTGGTTTCTGAGCCAAGTGATAAACGCATTATGCTGAGCCTACAAGCTCACGTGGATATTCTTGAGCAACAGGGTTTAGAAGCGTTGCTCGATTACTACGATACCTTGTTTTATAGCGGCAGCATGAGCAGTGACCTGCGTCAAACTCTGCGCGAAGTGCAAGATATTTGGTCGAGTTGGACCCCTTATCAGCAAGTTGCGTTTTTGTTGTTTACCGTGTCGGTGTCTCCCGACTACATAGTTCAGCTTTAG
- a CDS encoding DUF2956 domain-containing protein, which translates to MAKQQKQKISEETVATADAIAKANQRPGQTKDQTKLISAGIQKGIEQYKKQHKAKMREADKARKKQARQQSDNQVESHDESQTESVSKPQALPWVLLGLSWIGFAAYVYSNLPA; encoded by the coding sequence GTGGCAAAGCAGCAGAAACAAAAAATTTCGGAAGAAACGGTAGCAACAGCGGATGCAATAGCAAAAGCTAATCAGCGACCGGGCCAAACCAAAGATCAAACCAAATTGATATCGGCGGGTATTCAAAAAGGGATTGAGCAATACAAAAAGCAACATAAAGCTAAAATGCGTGAAGCCGACAAAGCCCGTAAAAAGCAGGCTCGCCAGCAAAGTGATAATCAAGTCGAAAGCCATGATGAGTCGCAAACGGAAAGTGTAAGTAAGCCGCAGGCGTTACCTTGGGTATTGCTGGGCTTGTCGTGGATAGGGTTTGCAGCCTATGTTTATAGTAATTTGCCAGCCTAG
- a CDS encoding DUF1501 domain-containing protein: MTYKNRREFLSLCLKGGVSMAALTSMQLKAMTSLATPAASADGFKALVCIFLKGGNDSFNMLIPQQGDPLAAYLNSRQNLAVRDSIAINPVTAVNGGIGLNPGLSAIEPLFNNQKLAVVSGVGSLVAPITLEQYKAKSAAIPSNLFSHNDQQATWMQGREKESINYGWGGRILELLNQHDSFGSNISLSGNNLWQTGPNSIPFAMNKSGITRVHAYNGTSQRTQDFRQQLEQMFSRASHPLAKSYSDKLDTSISNTEQLNDALGSAEEFTDVFGDSNLSKQLLAVAKTLSVQSQFGVGRQVYFVGMGGFDTHDDQNVNHPALLAQLAEAMAEFDGAMTTLGLSNQVTTFTMSDFGRTLSSNGDGTDHGWAGNQLVMGGAVNGGEIYGSVIEQALDSAYDVGGGRMIPQVANEQYFASLARWFGLSDSEVLELFPSLSNFDQTHLSMFS, translated from the coding sequence ATGACTTATAAAAACAGGCGAGAGTTTTTATCGCTGTGCTTAAAAGGTGGGGTGTCGATGGCAGCGCTCACCAGTATGCAATTAAAAGCGATGACAAGTTTGGCTACACCCGCGGCCAGCGCTGATGGATTTAAAGCCTTAGTATGTATTTTTTTGAAAGGCGGAAATGACTCGTTTAATATGCTGATTCCGCAGCAAGGCGACCCTTTAGCTGCTTATTTGAATAGCCGACAAAACTTGGCAGTGAGAGATTCAATAGCGATTAATCCAGTTACCGCCGTTAATGGTGGCATTGGCTTAAATCCGGGTTTGTCAGCCATTGAGCCCTTGTTTAACAATCAGAAACTTGCTGTAGTTTCAGGCGTAGGGAGTTTAGTTGCTCCTATTACCTTGGAGCAGTACAAAGCCAAAAGTGCTGCGATACCTAGCAATTTGTTTTCACATAACGACCAGCAAGCTACGTGGATGCAAGGTCGAGAAAAAGAAAGCATTAATTATGGTTGGGGCGGGCGCATTTTAGAGCTGCTCAATCAACATGACAGCTTTGGTTCAAACATATCTTTATCTGGAAATAACCTGTGGCAAACTGGCCCAAATTCAATTCCTTTTGCCATGAATAAATCGGGTATTACTCGAGTGCATGCATATAACGGTACTTCGCAACGTACTCAAGATTTTAGGCAACAACTCGAGCAAATGTTTAGTCGTGCTAGTCACCCCTTGGCAAAAAGCTACAGTGATAAATTAGACACCTCGATTAGCAATACCGAACAGCTAAACGACGCGCTTGGCAGCGCCGAAGAATTCACCGATGTATTTGGTGATAGCAATTTGTCTAAGCAATTGCTTGCAGTAGCCAAAACCTTATCTGTGCAATCGCAATTTGGGGTAGGGCGACAAGTTTATTTTGTAGGCATGGGCGGTTTTGATACTCATGACGATCAAAATGTTAATCACCCAGCGTTATTGGCGCAGCTTGCCGAAGCTATGGCTGAATTTGATGGTGCGATGACCACTCTAGGTTTATCTAACCAAGTAACCACCTTTACCATGTCAGATTTTGGCAGAACGCTAAGCTCTAATGGCGACGGCACCGACCATGGCTGGGCGGGTAATCAACTTGTGATGGGCGGCGCGGTAAATGGTGGCGAGATTTATGGCTCGGTTATCGAGCAAGCCTTAGACAGCGCTTATGATGTGGGCGGCGGTCGAATGATCCCACAAGTGGCCAATGAGCAATATTTTGCCAGTTTAGCCCGTTGGTTTGGTTTAAGTGATAGCGAAGTGCTTGAGTTGTTCCCAAGCTTGAGCAACTTTGATCAAACTCATCTATCGATGTTTAGTTAA
- a CDS encoding DUF3861 domain-containing protein, translating into MMSTLRKDKHYQITIEELASDQQTTRTLQFNYQDREDLFKAVEQITKGSELANNDAKRLAVSLRLLGPLMMQNRKHSLFAEFFPHFKTFMQQLKSTVKQANNAH; encoded by the coding sequence ATGATGTCTACATTAAGAAAAGATAAACACTACCAAATCACTATTGAAGAATTAGCTAGCGATCAACAAACCACTAGAACCTTGCAGTTTAACTACCAAGACCGAGAAGACTTATTCAAGGCGGTAGAGCAAATAACTAAAGGTAGCGAGCTGGCAAATAATGATGCGAAAAGACTGGCAGTATCGTTGCGTTTATTAGGCCCGTTAATGATGCAAAACCGAAAACACTCTCTATTCGCTGAGTTTTTTCCACACTTTAAAACCTTTATGCAGCAACTTAAATCAACGGTAAAACAAGCCAATAATGCTCACTAA
- a CDS encoding SDR family oxidoreductase: protein MKIAVTAASGQLGAAIVKATVALTSKQDVIALARTPSKAEHLGVEVRAGDYNQPEQLEQSLQSVDALLLVSGMDAPDKRIGQHRNVINAAKKAGVKKIVYTSVQGAEENTAFSPVIQSNRQTEQDLKDSGLAWVIGRNGIYIEPDIEYIENYKKAGTITNCAGNGKCGYTSRGELGYAYAKMLSEDKHNGQTYNLHGQSLTQYQLADYLNQAFDTDLSYQPMSVEDYRKDRIEELGDFIGTVIAGIYQGIAEGKSDNPSQYAQAAGREHISWKDYFNKLKR, encoded by the coding sequence ATGAAAATAGCCGTAACAGCAGCCAGCGGACAACTTGGAGCCGCCATTGTAAAAGCCACTGTAGCTTTAACATCCAAGCAAGATGTAATTGCCCTAGCACGCACCCCAAGCAAAGCTGAGCATTTAGGCGTAGAGGTTCGTGCAGGAGACTACAATCAGCCAGAACAACTGGAACAATCTCTGCAATCTGTAGACGCATTACTGTTGGTGTCTGGCATGGACGCCCCGGATAAACGCATTGGCCAACACCGCAATGTAATTAATGCTGCAAAAAAAGCGGGCGTGAAAAAAATTGTCTATACCAGTGTGCAAGGCGCTGAAGAAAACACCGCGTTTTCTCCTGTAATTCAAAGCAACCGCCAAACCGAGCAAGACCTAAAAGACAGTGGCTTAGCATGGGTTATTGGGCGCAACGGCATCTACATAGAACCAGATATTGAATACATCGAGAATTACAAGAAAGCTGGCACAATAACTAACTGCGCAGGCAATGGAAAATGTGGTTACACAAGCCGTGGCGAGCTAGGTTACGCCTACGCAAAAATGCTAAGCGAAGACAAACATAATGGGCAAACTTACAATTTACACGGACAATCGCTAACGCAGTACCAGCTGGCCGATTATTTAAACCAAGCCTTTGATACCGATTTAAGCTATCAGCCAATGAGCGTTGAAGACTACCGGAAAGACCGCATTGAAGAACTCGGCGATTTTATCGGAACCGTTATTGCCGGCATCTATCAAGGCATCGCCGAAGGGAAATCGGATAATCCTAGTCAATATGCGCAAGCAGCAGGTAGAGAACACATCAGCTGGAAAGATTATTTTAATAAGTTAAAGCGTTAA
- a CDS encoding LysE family translocator has translation MDIALFSSMVLFAFVMAGTPGPNNMLLTFSGANFGYKRSVPQMAGIPTGIATMILLMGLGLSWVFQQYPSLQWTLKILGSAYLLYLALRILRQSQLAKQQMAKPLSFFESLGFQYLNPKAWMMTSSAVASFALPGEAYWESIWALVLTFFLVNPVTGSIWVSFGKFIARWLSAPIARQRFNITMSFLTAGCVVLLWV, from the coding sequence ATGGATATCGCGTTGTTTTCATCGATGGTGTTATTTGCTTTTGTAATGGCAGGTACACCTGGGCCCAACAATATGCTGTTAACATTTTCGGGTGCTAATTTTGGCTATAAGCGCAGTGTGCCGCAAATGGCAGGTATACCCACTGGCATTGCCACGATGATCTTATTAATGGGCTTGGGGCTTAGCTGGGTATTTCAGCAGTATCCAAGCTTGCAATGGACCTTAAAAATATTAGGAAGTGCTTACTTGCTGTATTTGGCTTTGCGTATTTTGCGTCAAAGTCAGTTAGCTAAGCAGCAGATGGCAAAACCGCTGAGTTTTTTTGAGTCACTTGGTTTTCAATACTTAAACCCTAAAGCGTGGATGATGACCTCTTCTGCCGTGGCCAGTTTTGCCTTACCGGGTGAAGCTTACTGGGAGTCTATTTGGGCTTTAGTTCTTACGTTTTTCTTGGTGAATCCGGTTACCGGTTCAATTTGGGTGAGCTTTGGAAAGTTTATTGCCCGCTGGTTAAGTGCACCTATCGCACGACAGCGTTTTAATATTACCATGTCATTCTTAACTGCTGGCTGCGTAGTGCTGTTGTGGGTGTAA
- a CDS encoding PLP-dependent aminotransferase family protein produces the protein MMTIWQNLDSSNNKATQIVEQLRLHIEQQQLKPGDKLPPQRQLAEHLAVTVGTISRAYAQAELQGLIESKTGSGSYVKSPTNYQQQWGSLKGNNQHIELWQNTAFTQARAQQLVPLLQNYAQAGEQLDQLLDNDHSQNLVAQRESVCAWLNQSSSCFKPEQLFFSYGAQHGLNLCLIALELVSERVLCEALCYPGLITLSKQLKIELKGVALDEQGICPDSLLSHIEKYHPKALYLTPTLQNPTTAIMPEARRQQIIDICAAHQVIIIEDDVCGLLPDQRPPAMVEMAPQQVIYLNSFSKGAFKGLRFAYLHTPAHLQTAFNSAIRGSVWNISPLLVDVAIQWIQAGFADKALIEQRRLIGQRAQLLHHHMAGMDYSYQEGGLHCWLRLPANWRCSQFVAAAQQHGVEVASAEHFVVDNQASPNAVRLSLGQAESNQQLDQGLAILAKLLKATPEPKRQLF, from the coding sequence ATGATGACAATTTGGCAGAACTTAGATAGTAGCAATAACAAAGCGACTCAGATTGTTGAACAGCTCCGCCTTCACATTGAGCAACAGCAACTTAAACCTGGCGACAAGTTGCCGCCTCAGCGACAACTGGCAGAGCACCTCGCTGTTACGGTAGGTACCATTAGCCGCGCCTACGCCCAAGCAGAACTGCAAGGTTTAATTGAATCGAAAACCGGCAGTGGCAGTTATGTAAAAAGCCCAACCAATTATCAGCAGCAATGGGGAAGCTTAAAGGGCAATAATCAGCATATTGAGCTTTGGCAAAACACCGCCTTTACCCAAGCGCGTGCGCAGCAGTTGGTGCCCTTGCTGCAAAACTATGCTCAAGCAGGAGAGCAGCTCGATCAGTTATTAGACAATGACCACAGCCAAAACTTAGTGGCGCAGCGTGAATCGGTGTGTGCTTGGCTTAATCAGAGCAGCAGTTGCTTTAAACCTGAACAACTTTTTTTTAGTTATGGTGCCCAGCATGGCTTAAATCTATGTTTAATCGCGCTTGAATTGGTGAGTGAGCGGGTACTGTGCGAGGCTTTGTGTTATCCCGGCTTAATCACCCTCTCTAAACAATTAAAGATAGAGCTAAAAGGTGTTGCCTTAGATGAACAAGGCATTTGCCCAGATAGCCTGCTAAGCCATATCGAAAAATATCACCCCAAAGCTTTATACCTTACGCCAACCCTGCAAAACCCCACCACTGCAATCATGCCTGAGGCTCGGCGCCAGCAGATCATCGATATTTGCGCCGCTCACCAAGTAATCATTATTGAAGATGATGTATGTGGATTGCTGCCAGATCAGCGCCCACCCGCCATGGTTGAAATGGCGCCGCAACAGGTTATTTACTTAAACAGTTTCTCTAAAGGCGCTTTTAAAGGGCTTAGGTTTGCCTACTTACACACGCCGGCTCACTTGCAAACCGCCTTTAATAGCGCCATAAGGGGCAGTGTTTGGAATATTAGCCCTTTACTGGTTGATGTGGCGATCCAGTGGATACAAGCCGGTTTTGCCGACAAAGCCCTAATAGAGCAACGGCGCTTAATTGGCCAACGGGCCCAGCTACTTCACCACCATATGGCGGGCATGGATTATAGTTACCAAGAAGGCGGTTTACATTGCTGGCTGCGCTTACCCGCTAACTGGCGCTGCAGCCAGTTTGTTGCTGCAGCACAGCAACACGGTGTAGAGGTCGCTTCTGCAGAGCATTTTGTGGTAGATAATCAAGCTAGCCCTAACGCAGTGCGTTTATCTTTAGGCCAAGCTGAATCTAATCAACAGCTCGATCAAGGCTTAGCAATTTTAGCTAAACTGCTCAAAGCCACACCCGAGCCCAAACGGCAATTATTCTAA
- a CDS encoding uracil-xanthine permease family protein, which translates to MNTPLLGAQMLLVAFGATTLVPLLTGISPNLALLGAGIGTLIFQICTKRQIPIFLGSSFAFIGPIILGTQQFGLPATLSGLMAAGLMFIIISAVVKVRGVKVIERFLPPVVVGPVIMVIGLGLAPVAVNMALGKTGDGSAVLVEQDIALLISLAALFTTIVISIFAKGMLKLMPIISGVAVGYILSLFFGLVDFTAVSEAAWFAIPEFVTPEFNWQAILFIAPIGLIVTIEHFGDILAISNVTGKNFVEKPGIHRSLLGDGLATITAASFGAPPVVSYGEVTGAVSLLKTYNPIIMTWAAVFAIGLAFVGKTGALLLSIPVPVMGGIMCLLFGAIAAIGLNTLISKQVDLSIPRNLVIVSVTLVFGIGGMAVGVGEFTLKGVGLCGIVAIILNLVLPQEEKATDAK; encoded by the coding sequence ATGAACACCCCACTACTTGGGGCACAAATGTTACTTGTTGCATTTGGCGCTACCACCCTAGTACCTCTATTAACGGGCATAAGCCCTAACCTCGCACTGTTGGGTGCAGGTATTGGTACTCTAATTTTTCAGATTTGCACCAAGCGACAGATTCCTATTTTCTTAGGAAGTTCATTTGCCTTTATTGGCCCAATTATTTTGGGTACACAACAATTTGGCCTGCCGGCAACCTTAAGCGGCTTAATGGCTGCAGGCTTAATGTTCATAATTATTAGTGCCGTGGTAAAAGTACGCGGCGTTAAGGTAATTGAGCGTTTTTTACCGCCAGTTGTTGTTGGCCCAGTGATTATGGTGATTGGTTTAGGCTTGGCACCGGTTGCGGTAAACATGGCACTGGGTAAAACCGGTGATGGTTCAGCGGTATTGGTTGAGCAAGACATAGCGCTTCTTATCTCACTGGCAGCCTTATTCACTACCATTGTGATATCGATTTTTGCCAAAGGCATGTTAAAACTAATGCCGATTATTAGCGGTGTTGCGGTAGGTTATATATTAAGCTTGTTCTTTGGCTTGGTGGATTTTACTGCAGTAAGCGAAGCGGCTTGGTTTGCTATTCCAGAGTTTGTTACGCCAGAATTTAACTGGCAGGCCATTCTATTTATTGCCCCCATTGGTTTGATTGTTACCATTGAACACTTTGGCGACATCTTAGCCATCTCCAACGTAACCGGTAAAAACTTTGTAGAAAAGCCGGGCATTCACCGCTCATTATTGGGTGATGGTTTAGCCACCATAACCGCCGCCAGTTTTGGTGCGCCGCCGGTGGTAAGTTACGGCGAGGTAACTGGCGCAGTAAGCCTGCTTAAAACCTACAACCCTATCATCATGACTTGGGCTGCGGTATTTGCGATTGGCCTAGCTTTTGTGGGTAAAACAGGTGCCTTATTACTATCGATTCCAGTACCGGTGATGGGCGGCATTATGTGTTTGTTATTTGGTGCTATTGCCGCCATTGGTTTAAATACTCTAATTAGCAAACAAGTGGATTTATCGATTCCACGCAACCTTGTGATTGTTTCAGTGACCTTAGTATTTGGCATTGGTGGCATGGCGGTTGGCGTAGGTGAGTTCACCCTAAAAGGTGTGGGTTTATGCGGCATCGTAGCGATTATTCTTAACTTGGTATTACCACAAGAAGAGAAAGCTACTGACGCTAAATAG
- a CDS encoding DUF2798 domain-containing protein translates to MNAQMNPALTAELQPKSPPLFQKVLLVMVMMTVMGGSLTGVMTYLNLGYSPLFFGQWLSAFLLAASTIMPIGFLLMAAISKAAEKCLPEMQVQQRNIMVGVVIAVIMESGLAFSTTLNNLGLSNANDFLATWLQTLLTALPFALVLIITVSLTIKPRVERFLKS, encoded by the coding sequence TTGAATGCACAAATGAACCCTGCACTAACTGCAGAACTTCAACCCAAAAGTCCTCCTTTGTTTCAAAAGGTGTTACTAGTAATGGTAATGATGACGGTGATGGGAGGCTCGTTAACTGGCGTAATGACTTACCTAAACCTAGGTTATAGCCCGTTATTTTTTGGCCAATGGCTATCAGCGTTTCTGTTAGCAGCTAGCACCATTATGCCTATTGGTTTCCTGCTCATGGCTGCAATCAGCAAGGCTGCTGAGAAATGCTTACCTGAGATGCAAGTACAGCAACGCAATATTATGGTAGGTGTGGTAATAGCCGTAATTATGGAGTCTGGGCTGGCCTTTAGCACCACACTAAACAACCTAGGTTTAAGTAATGCCAATGACTTTTTAGCGACTTGGTTACAAACTCTATTAACAGCACTGCCCTTTGCACTGGTGTTAATTATCACCGTTTCATTAACCATAAAACCTAGAGTGGAACGCTTTTTAAAAAGCTAA